The DNA sequence ACCCGCAAGGCGGTCGCCGCCCGGCTCAGCCCGCCATTGCGCCGAAAGCCAGGCGTCGCGCGCGCCAGGTGAAACAGTACAAGAACCCGCATACGGGTGAAATGATTGAAACCAAGGGCGGCAACCACGCGAAGATGAAGGCGTGGAAAGCTGAACATGGCGCTGAAGAAGTCGAGAGCTGGCTGGTTCGTTAGTGTGCCCAGGCAGGGAGAGTTATTGCTTAAGTCTGACTAGCTAGAAATCAGACCCGCATTTGCGGGTCGTCCTCTTTTTGGTTGGCTGTAGAATCAACCTTCACTGGCTGTTGGCATGCAGCATCCCTGGTTTCCGGTTTTCCCCCGCGCGTCTTGACCAGTGAAACCACCACGCCACCCAGCAACAGCCCGAACGTCACCCCCAACGACAGCAACGCCGGCACCTTGCCCACCATGCCGTGGTAGAAAATCTTGCAGCCAATGAAGATCAGCACCATCGCCAGCGCGTACTTGAGGTAAACGAAGCGGTGCATCAGCGCCGCCAGGGCGAAATACAGCGAGCGCAACCCCAGGATGGCGAAGATGTTCGAGGTATAGACGATGAACGGGTCCTGGGTAATCGCGAAGATCGCCGGCACGCTGTCGACGGCGAACACCAGGTCGGCCAGTTCGATCAGCACCAGCGCCAGGAACAGTGGGGTGGCATGGCGCAGCGGCTTGTGCTGGCCGGGCGGGGCCTGGCGTACGAAGAAATGCGCGCCGTGAATCTGCTCGGTGACCCGCATGTGCCGCCGCACGAACTTCAGGATCGGGTTGTTGGCCAGGTCCGGCCGGTGGTCTTCCTTCGACAGCGCCATCTTCACCCCGGTAAACAGCAGGAAGGCGCCGAAGACGTACAACACCCAGGCAAAGTTCTGCACCAGCGCCGCGCCCACACCAATCATGATCGCCCGCAGCACGACCACGCCGAGGATGCCCCAGAACAGCACGCGGTGCTGGTAGCGGCGGGGGATGGCGAAGTAGCTGAAGATCATCGCCATGACGAACACGTTGTCCATCGACAGCGACTGCTCGACCAGGAACCCGGTATAGAACTCCAGCGCCGGTTGCGCCCCCAGGTAGTACCAGACCCCGATGCCGAACAGCACGCCGACGCTGAAATAGCCTGAATACAGCAACAGGCTTTCGCGCATTTCGATTTCCCGGTCGTGGCGATGCAGCACGCCAAGGTCGAGTACCAGCAGGCCGACGACGATGGCCACGAACAGCAGCCACAACCAGGCGCTGGTGCCGAGGAACGGGGTGGTGAGGAATGTGTGTAGAGCTGTCATGAGCCCCTCCTTGAATGTCGACGTTGCATGGCAACAGTGATCCGACATGGCGGCCTGGCAGCCGTCAGAGGGGCCCGGTATCACATGCTCTTGAGCCTAGACCTGATTGCCGGGGATGCCGAATGGGGAGCTGTTACATTTTTTTGCCAGGACCTGTGTGGCGGCGACCTGGCGTGCAGCTTCCAGGTCAGTTCACCCACACCTCGACCCGGCGGTTGCGCAGGCGGCCTTGCTCCAGTTCGTTGCCCGCCACCGGTAGTTCATCGCCCATTCCCATCACCTGCAATACCTCGACACCATCGCGCGCCAGCTCGCGGCGCACCGCTTGGGCGCGCAGGCGGGAAAGCAGGGCGGCACGCCCGGGCGTTTCCTTGGGGTCGCCAAACCCCACCAGCACCGCCTTGCCGTTCAGCTTGCCGGCCTGGCGCAGGTACTCGGCCACTCGCTGCACATCGCGCAATGCCTTGCTGTCGAGGCTGGCGCTGCCCTCCTGGAAGCGGAAGTTCACGCTCAGCCGCTGCGCTTGCTGGGCTAGGGCGCGATAGCGCGGCGGCATGTCGGCCAGCGGCACGACAGGTTGGGCATTGATCTGCTGCGAGACGAAACCTAGCTGGGCGACGATTGCCTGCCCGGCCGGGCTCTGGGCGAAGTCCGCCAGGGCCTTGGCCTGCGGTTTCGGCTTAGCCGGCAGGTAGAAGTACAGGCGCCGCGACAGTGGGTAGTCTTCGCTGGCCACCAGCGCGCGCTCGGGGAGCATGGCCGGGGCATCGCCTTCAGCCACCGCCAGTACCTTGGCGCGGTGCACGGCCGGCAGGCTGCTGAAGCCGATGGCCTGTCGGTCGGCGCCGACTTGCGCGGCCAGCTCGTCGCTGGATTCGAAGCGCCTGGCCGTGGCTGACAACGTTTCGTGCTGCGGTTCCAGCACCAGCGCCTTGAAGGTTTCGTAGGTGCCGGAGCGGTCGTCACGGGCGTAGAGATGGATGTTTCCACCGGCAATGCCCAGTTGCTCCCAGCGCTGGATCTGGCCGGAGAAGACCTGTGCCAATTGCGCTGTAGTGAGTTGGGGTAGCGGGTTGTCGGGGTGGACGATGACCGCGACGCCATCGAGGCCGATCACCTGCTCGGCGGCGGCACTGCGCAGGTCGCCGAGTGCGCGCAGCTGGCCCGCTTCGCTGTCGTTGATCGGCCGCGAAGCGGCGGCCAGGTCGGCCTCGCCACGCCCCAGGGCGGTGAAGCCGGTAGTGGAACCGTGGGCGGCGATATCGACGCGTATCGGCTGCCCTTGGGCGTCGCGCGCGGTGATCACGGTTTCATTGGGCAGTTGCCCGGGGTGCTGTTCGATCGCAGTGGCTTGCCGGGCGCGCAATTGCGCCTGGACCAACGCCGGCAGCAGCGCTGCGCCAATGGTGTTGGATCCTTGCACCCGCAGGTGCTCGGCGTGGGCCGTCAGCGGCAGCAGGGAAAGCAGCAAGACAAGCAGGCGGGGCATGCCGGTTAGCCCTGTGGCATAGAGTTGGCCGGCAGATTACGACAGTAGCGTGATGATAATGTGACTGTTGCCGGGCGATACGATGGGCCGCGTAGCGGCCCCGGTTATTTCAATGCGCCCCGGCGGACTTGCTCAAATCGCTCTCGGCCCATTCGGTGTAGATGCAGGCATCTGCCACCGCCCAGCGCACCTTCACGGTATCGCCCGGCCGCATCGGCATGCCGGCAGCCGACAGTGCCTTCACGGTCAGCTCGGTGCCGCCCGCAGTGACCACATGGCAAGTCTGGCTCTCGCCTAGGAACAACACCTCGCCAACTTTGGCACTGACCTCGTTCCAGCCCGCCGGCAGCGGCTCGCGTACGGCCTGTTCGGCGGTGAGGGCCAGGGCCTTTTCCGGGCGCACCATGATCAGCGCCTCCTGGGCGGCGGCCAGGCCCGGCGTCAGGCGAATCGCCACCGGCTGCCCTTCGAAGCTGCCTGCGCCGTTGCTGCTGGCCTTGATCCGCAGGAAGTTGGAGTTGCCGAGGAACGAGGCGACGAAGGCATTCGGCGGGTTCTGGTACAGGTCGTAACCGGTGCCCAGGCCGACGATCTTGCCCTGGCTGAAGATGGCGATGCGCTGCGACAGGCGCATGGCTTCTTCCTGGTCGTGGGTGACGTAGACGATGGTGATGCCCAGGCGTCGATGCAGCTGACGCAGTTCGTCCTGCAGGTCTTCGCGCAGCTTCTTGTCCAGCGCACCCAGGGGCTCGTCCATCAGCAGGATGCGTGGCTCGTACACCAGCGCTCGGGCGATCGCCACGCGTTGCTGCTGGCCGCCAGACATCTGCGCCGGCTTGCGGTGGGCGAACTGCTCCAGCTGCACCAGCTTGAGCATGGCGTCGACGCGCTTGCTGGTCTCGGCGGCGCTCAGCTTGCGAATGGCCAGCGGAAAGCCGATGTTGTCGCGCACGTTCAGGTGCGGGAACAGCGAATAGCGCTGGAACACCATGCCGATGTCGCGCTTGTGCGGTGGCACGTTGACCAGCGACTGGCCGTCGACCAGGATTTCGCCGCTGCTGGGCGTTTCGA is a window from the Pseudomonas anuradhapurensis genome containing:
- a CDS encoding histone-like nucleoid-structuring protein, MvaT/MvaU family encodes the protein MSRLAEFRQLEQKLAAQLAELEAMKGSPELQREIEFETKLRNLLAKYEFSLRDIISLLDPQGGRRPAQPAIAPKARRRARQVKQYKNPHTGEMIETKGGNHAKMKAWKAEHGAEEVESWLVR
- a CDS encoding TerC family protein produces the protein MTALHTFLTTPFLGTSAWLWLLFVAIVVGLLVLDLGVLHRHDREIEMRESLLLYSGYFSVGVLFGIGVWYYLGAQPALEFYTGFLVEQSLSMDNVFVMAMIFSYFAIPRRYQHRVLFWGILGVVVLRAIMIGVGAALVQNFAWVLYVFGAFLLFTGVKMALSKEDHRPDLANNPILKFVRRHMRVTEQIHGAHFFVRQAPPGQHKPLRHATPLFLALVLIELADLVFAVDSVPAIFAITQDPFIVYTSNIFAILGLRSLYFALAALMHRFVYLKYALAMVLIFIGCKIFYHGMVGKVPALLSLGVTFGLLLGGVVVSLVKTRGGKPETRDAACQQPVKVDSTANQKEDDPQMRV
- a CDS encoding substrate-binding domain-containing protein, with translation MPRLLVLLLSLLPLTAHAEHLRVQGSNTIGAALLPALVQAQLRARQATAIEQHPGQLPNETVITARDAQGQPIRVDIAAHGSTTGFTALGRGEADLAAASRPINDSEAGQLRALGDLRSAAAEQVIGLDGVAVIVHPDNPLPQLTTAQLAQVFSGQIQRWEQLGIAGGNIHLYARDDRSGTYETFKALVLEPQHETLSATARRFESSDELAAQVGADRQAIGFSSLPAVHRAKVLAVAEGDAPAMLPERALVASEDYPLSRRLYFYLPAKPKPQAKALADFAQSPAGQAIVAQLGFVSQQINAQPVVPLADMPPRYRALAQQAQRLSVNFRFQEGSASLDSKALRDVQRVAEYLRQAGKLNGKAVLVGFGDPKETPGRAALLSRLRAQAVRRELARDGVEVLQVMGMGDELPVAGNELEQGRLRNRRVEVWVN
- a CDS encoding ABC transporter ATP-binding protein yields the protein MSAMMKENVPGKTLVSLRGLNKHYGDFTAVDNLDLDIQDGEFLTFLGSSGSGKSTTLSMLAGFETPSSGEILVDGQSLVNVPPHKRDIGMVFQRYSLFPHLNVRDNIGFPLAIRKLSAAETSKRVDAMLKLVQLEQFAHRKPAQMSGGQQQRVAIARALVYEPRILLMDEPLGALDKKLREDLQDELRQLHRRLGITIVYVTHDQEEAMRLSQRIAIFSQGKIVGLGTGYDLYQNPPNAFVASFLGNSNFLRIKASSNGAGSFEGQPVAIRLTPGLAAAQEALIMVRPEKALALTAEQAVREPLPAGWNEVSAKVGEVLFLGESQTCHVVTAGGTELTVKALSAAGMPMRPGDTVKVRWAVADACIYTEWAESDLSKSAGAH